The Leptospira barantonii genome includes a region encoding these proteins:
- a CDS encoding aldo/keto reductase, whose product MVVSEICMGTMTFGSTCDEAEAFRILDRAYEAGIDFYDMAEIYPVPPDASYVHETEKIFGKWLKTKKRDSILIATKVCGPGHGWFVPPVREGKTALDRRNIRVAIEGSLYRLGTDYVDLYQTHWPDNDFGYEETLEVLTELVYEGKVRYIGNSNETPWGMMKSLAVSERFGFSRYESIQNNFSILNRRFEDALADICKREGVSLLPYSPLAGGVLTAKYNSPNPPQNARFSRYLSASSPERQRKMAHRFLNEGTLASTAKLEKIAQEAGMSPTVLAVAWSKQHEYVASTIIGANTVEQLEESLKAANVILPDDVLKKIDEVSKEIPYPMG is encoded by the coding sequence AAGCGGGAATCGACTTTTACGATATGGCCGAAATTTATCCGGTTCCGCCCGATGCGAGTTACGTGCATGAAACGGAAAAGATTTTCGGCAAGTGGTTGAAGACTAAAAAAAGGGATTCGATTTTAATCGCGACGAAGGTCTGCGGTCCTGGTCACGGTTGGTTTGTTCCTCCGGTTCGAGAAGGAAAGACCGCGCTGGATCGGAGAAATATCCGCGTTGCGATCGAAGGAAGTCTTTACAGACTCGGAACGGATTATGTGGATCTGTATCAAACTCATTGGCCCGATAACGATTTCGGTTACGAGGAAACTCTCGAGGTTCTCACTGAGTTGGTTTACGAAGGAAAGGTCCGTTATATCGGCAACAGCAACGAAACTCCATGGGGAATGATGAAAAGCCTCGCGGTTTCCGAACGTTTCGGATTCTCCCGTTACGAATCGATTCAAAATAATTTCAGCATATTAAACAGAAGATTCGAAGACGCATTAGCCGACATCTGCAAGAGAGAAGGTGTGAGTCTTCTTCCGTATTCTCCTTTGGCGGGAGGGGTTCTTACCGCAAAATACAATTCTCCGAATCCTCCGCAAAACGCGAGATTCAGTCGTTATCTAAGCGCGAGTTCTCCGGAAAGACAAAGAAAGATGGCGCATCGTTTTTTAAACGAAGGCACGTTAGCCTCCACGGCGAAGCTCGAAAAGATCGCTCAAGAAGCGGGAATGTCTCCTACGGTTCTTGCGGTCGCTTGGTCCAAACAACACGAGTATGTTGCGTCCACGATCATTGGCGCGAATACGGTGGAACAGTTAGAGGAGAGTTTAAAGGCGGCGAACGTGATTCTTCCCGACGACGTTTTGAAAAAGATAGACGAGGTCTCTAAAGAGATTCCTTATCCTATGGGATAA
- a CDS encoding potassium channel family protein: MATKRKNKSHKKRIAVIGLGEFGKALVIYLNENGHEVTAIDKDIKVIEEIKDHCALAVCVDTSNKSSLEELDLEDMDEIVVALAENFESLITTAYHLKEMNLESLHVRYHSEVNRKILQMIGIEKLFNPEERAAASMAEQLSYQGVRKATLLSEEYSLFEVEISSHLYGRTLKELNLREKFQLNLVAVRKADSNGNDSEVREGSIFLPDSKTVFQEKEILILFGSSESIKKFTKAYPIG, translated from the coding sequence GTGGCGACCAAAAGAAAAAATAAATCTCATAAGAAAAGAATCGCGGTCATCGGCTTGGGAGAATTCGGAAAGGCACTCGTGATTTATCTCAACGAAAACGGACACGAGGTCACAGCCATCGACAAGGACATCAAAGTCATCGAAGAGATCAAGGATCACTGTGCCTTAGCTGTTTGCGTGGACACGAGCAACAAATCCTCTTTGGAAGAATTGGATCTGGAAGACATGGACGAGATCGTCGTCGCGCTCGCGGAAAATTTCGAATCCTTGATCACGACGGCGTATCACTTAAAGGAAATGAATCTGGAATCGCTTCACGTTCGTTATCATTCCGAGGTGAATCGAAAAATTCTTCAGATGATCGGAATCGAAAAACTGTTCAACCCCGAGGAAAGAGCGGCCGCTTCTATGGCAGAACAACTCAGTTATCAGGGAGTTCGAAAGGCCACTTTGTTAAGCGAAGAATACAGTCTTTTCGAAGTGGAGATCTCTTCTCATCTTTACGGAAGAACATTAAAAGAATTGAATCTACGAGAGAAATTCCAACTCAATCTCGTCGCCGTAAGAAAAGCGGATTCAAACGGAAACGATTCGGAAGTTCGGGAAGGTTCCATCTTTCTCCCGGATTCCAAAACGGTTTTCCAAGAGAAAGAGATCCTGATCCTTTTCGGAAGTTCCGAAAGTATTAAAAAATTTACAAAGGCTTATCCCATAGGATAA